A stretch of DNA from Paramisgurnus dabryanus chromosome 19, PD_genome_1.1, whole genome shotgun sequence:
TCCCATTAAAAAACAGCTAGAAGctttaagaaaatacatatgACAGTGTCTTACAGTAAGTTCATTGAGCACAGACAATACAAAAACACTAACCTGGCTTCAAATTTACCAATCCTTGTAGAGGTGGTTGTGACTTCCATGGCCTCCTGACCACCTCCCATAACCACCTGGGCAAACAGTTAACATATTAACTTAAAGGCctttataaatgtttatcaTCTAAACAGCCAACTAGTGTTGGGCAATATGCACCATAGTGAGCCCGTGAGATCGCCGATACACGATGGTATTGAGGGGGCAGGGCAAAAGTTTAGTctttttttactcatttatgacTCAGAACGACGCGAAAACATGCAGCGCTACAagtttcatttatcatttcaAACCAAGACATCCAGAGTATGAGAAAGACACGATGGCAGGGATTGGCATTTGTCTGCTAAATGCACAAGCACGAAGAATGAGAGACTTTAGCTCTTCATCTCATGTCATAGATGAGAAGAGAAACGTCAAAGAGCTTTAGCCAAGACTCATTTATGTGGTCGAATATAAATGCAAATTGTTAGATACtatgaaataaatatagtaaaaaagGACATTCTGAAAATGTAACTTGTGCAAGGGTGAGACAATTGGCAAAATAATTAGGAAAacgaaaaataaataaaaaattgttcGGTATCCGGctgagtttttcattttatttgtctaAGGCAAGAATTTTTCTTTCTGTGCATCCCTACTACAGCCAGAAAAACGTAACACAAGTAGATGAAATAGACAAAAACACGACAAAAACTTATGGGCCGTTTACACGACAATGTTACAAGTTTTTATGCAGTTGCTGATGGTGGCGTTTTGGCCTCCTGAAACTTTAGACGATGGGTGGCTGGGTGGGTTAATGACATGCCATGTATACGTCCAGGGGcattatttacttaaaaaatactGATACGTAAATGTGTCACTTTATTCTATAAAATCGTTTGCAtatacatttacagtattttttaataataaataatcatTCATGATTTAGTATCTCAAACTTGTAAAATGACAGGTGGGGCAACTTACAAATCAGCAGTAAAAACATCCAAAttagaatatataaatataggaAAAATAAACCTCTTAAATATGCATtacatctatttaaaaaaaaaaaattacttcgtTTTTAAAGCTTGCTTTGTCATTGACCCATGTTTCAAAGTGGACGTTTTTGATAATGAGGCCTTGTCACCTTCTTGTAAACTAGGGGTCAGCCGATTATCGACCTGACCGATTGTCAACGTCGATATAAAGCATTTTTCCAAGTATCGACATCTGTCATTTTATAAGCCGATTTACCAATAAAGTAATGTACTTTTGAAATGCGTTATTTAGCTCAAGGATTTAGTGATAGCCATCAGAACTACAGCGGATTTAGTCGTTGTCGCGAATCTGTGTAAACGCAGATCTTTTCTGACCATGTTGTCGCATACACACAAAATTTTTCATAAACACAAACATTGTGGTGTGCATACATAGCCTTAGACACATACATGATCCATAATGGGTGAAATAGCTGCAGAATTAACAGGTCGCTCCGTCTTGAAGGTTTTGATGTGGTCAAGCGTTGTGGAGTCAAACagctaaaaaacaacaacaaaaaacgaATGTAAGTCAATCTAACGTAGgatcattaaaggaatagttttaAAGCCATACACACCTTAGCAGTACAGTCTTTGGAGGCAGTGATGACAGTCGTGAGATCCACACATGACTGGATGTCATTGATCTGTTTGGTGTGTTCCTTTGCTTTCTTCAGAATCTCCCCTGACTgaagtaaacacacacacagaacctTAGCAAACCAATTCCTTCGCGTCACCAAATGTTAAGAGTACGGCTCACAAACCTTAGCGCTAAACTGGTTGATTTCTCCACTTTCATGGCCGGCAATCACATACTCTCCCAGCGGACCCCATACTGCACTGGTGATCTTGGAGTCATTGCAGGGTACGGACACGTATGGGCTGTTATCCTCTGTGAGTAAAAATCATATAGGATAAGACTTTAGACTAAAAGcctgtatttttttctttacgAGAGGTCACACAACCAACCGATTTGTTGGGGGTCTCTCAGGTCAAAGAAGTTGAGATAGCACTGGTAGCCCATCTGTTTGTCTGTTGAAAACATGATGATGTTTCCACTGAAGTCAAAGCCGCACGTCCTGACCGCTGAGCTGGTTTCCAACAGCGCTAGCTGCTTACCTGTGGGAACATCATTACACATATGAAAAATGAGATGACTtccatttaatattttatgaattattttttcaGTATAAAATTTATTTACAACTGTATGATACTATAAAGAAATTGTGCTAATATTTAATCAATAATAAAGTTTAAGTGGTTTTAAATAGATTTTCAAACTATATATTTTGCATGTGTATAATCTTGTATGCCAACCTGTCTCACAGTCCCATAGTCTGCAGCTGTTATCAGCAGATCCGGTCAATACGTTCTTAGTGTCCCCTTTGATAACACGTTAAGCGATAAACTTTTCAACAGCAAGCAAATAATTaagtcacatttttttaaaaagtcatCTAAAGCTTTTCTAAATACTTGAAACAGAGTGCATTGCTTTGTCCAACAGTACTTTTTAAGAAAGGATACAGTCAACATCCACACACCAAACGGCACCTGTGTGACCATTGTAAGTGCCCAGTCTTTCTCCATTGACAGAGTACCAAACATTGGCAACCTACAATGcaaatatatacatgtaaaaACATACGAGAGAAATAATTAACTGTAATAATTGTTACGGTAGTTCATATTCCTTACTGTATCCTTGGCTACTGAGAACAGTAGGTCACCCTCTCTGTTGTATTTGATCTGAGT
This window harbors:
- the eif3i gene encoding eukaryotic translation initiation factor 3 subunit I encodes the protein MKPILLQGHERSITQIKYNREGDLLFSVAKDTVANVWYSVNGERLGTYNGHTGAVWCVDVDWDTKNVLTGSADNSCRLWDCETGKQLALLETSSAVRTCGFDFSGNIIMFSTDKQMGYQCYLNFFDLRDPQQIEDNSPYVSVPCNDSKITSAVWGPLGEYVIAGHESGEINQFSAKSGEILKKAKEHTKQINDIQSCVDLTTVITASKDCTAKLFDSTTLDHIKTFKTERPVNSAAISPIMDHVVMGGGQEAMEVTTTSTRIGKFEARFFHAAYEEEFGRVKGHFGPINCVAFHPDGKSYSSGGEDGYVRIHYFDPQYFDFELEA